Proteins from a single region of Plasmodium gaboni strain SY75 chromosome 2, whole genome shotgun sequence:
- a CDS encoding hypothetical protein (conserved Plasmodium protein, unknown function~part of same gene as PGSY75_0208100B.1~transcript variant 1; alternatively spliced~gap found within coding sequence) produces MPCILKVRISGIRDFNTFEKSELDSFKYIEVTLGETKQRTKFNINRSTNDLNLSFRLEIADDSELQTNPLKITIDDAENINNGYIQIDLSFFYFHDNLKLEGWFPLYDSLAGLK; encoded by the exons atgcCTTGCATTCTTAAAGTGAGAATATCTGGTATAAGAGACTTTAATACCTTCGAAAAATCAGAATTAgattcttttaaatatattgaa GTTACCTTAGGAGAAACAAAGCAAAGAACAAAATTTA ATATCAATAGAAGTACGAATGATTTAAATTTGTCCTTTCGATTGGAAATTGCCGATGATTCAGAGCTTCAAACAAATCCACTTAAAATAACA ATAGATGATGcagaaaatataaataatggttatatacaaatagatttaagttttttttattttcatgataatttaaaacTAGAAGGGTGGTTTCCATTATACGATTCGCTAGCTGGACTTAAAG